A stretch of DNA from Phycisphaerales bacterium:
ATCGCCACTGCAACGAGCATCCAGGATCTTGTGCGAATCAAGGGTCAGGAGCGGAATATCCTACAGGGCCTTGGACTGGTCATTGGTCTTCCTGGCACGGGTGACACAACTAAAGATGCATTCGTCGCGGCTCGGCCCTTCGCTGAGTGGCTTGGAAATCTCGGGGATCCAGTGCTGAGCCTCCAGGAGTTGGCACGAGCTGATGCCTTTGCGCTGGTCAACGTCACCATGGAAGTTCCAGCTATTGGTGCACGGGAAGGCGATGAGTTTGACGTTCACGTTGATAAGGTCTTCAACGCAACCAGTCTAAAGGGTGGCCGATTAGTCGTGTCTTTCCTAAGACCACCGCTACCGAATGCTTCAAATCCACCGGTCTTGGCCTTTGGTCAGGGAATGGTGGTTATTGAGGGCGAGAATGTATGCAGCGGTATTGTTCGTCTAGGCGGACAGATGATCGCAGATATCAATACCAATCCGATTGCTCGAGATGGCACACTCTCTCTTGTGATCAAGCCACACTATGCAACATTTCCTATTGCAGCAGCAGTAACGAACGCCATCAATCAGCGATTCAATCTCATCGAGCAGGGTGATATTGCCATGGCCACCAATGCTCAGACCATTGTTATTCGTATACCAGCAAGCGATTTACCAAACCCAACACAGTTCCTTGCCAATCTGATGCTGATTCCAATCGATCCATCACTTATTCAGACTGAAGCGAGAGTTGTCATCAACGAAAAAATTGGTGCGATCATTGTGACAGCGAATGTTGAGATAGGTCCTGTGGCTATTGCGCATAATGGTCTGTCAATTACAAGTATCACGCCACCACTTGTGGCCACACCTGGAAATCCACAAATTGAGACAACGCCTTGGGCATCTATTTCTACTTCAGTTGAAGGTTCAAGGGCAACCACACGTCTTGATGTACTACTGAACGCGCTTAAACAATTCAATGTTCCAGTTAAAGATCAAATATCGATTGTCTATGAGCTCAAAAAGACAGGTGCTCTTCATGCGGAGATCATCCACAAATGACACTCATAACGACAGCAAATTTTGCATCATCAAAAATGCCAGGATTGGTAATGGCCAATCAAGCGGGTAAAAGTAATAAAAGTGCATTCTCTGAGATTCTAAATCCGAATCATGCAACTTCTGAAAATGGAATGACGCTTAATCAGGCAGCAGAAAAATTAGTTTCTTCTGCATTGCTTATGCCAATTATCGAACAACTTCATAGCGAGCACGGATTTCGATCAGAGATGTTTAAAGCCGGTGATGCAGAGCGGCATTTTCAACCCATAATGGACTACTACCTTGCGGATCAAATTGTAAGTGGAGCGAACTTTGATTTGACAGAGTCTGTTGTACAGCGATTGCAACCACAGGTTGATGGCGGGGGATTACAGGCGTGACAGAAAGCCAAATGAAAACATCACAATTGGAGCGACTCGATTCCGTTTTGCTCTCACAGATCGTTGCCCATGAGAAGTTACTGAAATGTCTCGGTGAATCACAAGAGGCAATCCGGATGGCTGATATGGATGCGTTTGGTATCGCATGTAAACAAAAGCACGAGATTGCAGTCGAAATAACTGGGCTTGAAAGTGCTCGTTTGGAGTTAATAGTTTCGCTCACCGAAGCGATAAAGCCTGGAGCTGAGTCGCCACTTAAGTTGACCGAATTGGCACTCGTTATTGATGAACCGCTGAAAGGCCGACTGCAATTAAGAGCAGATGCCTTGCGGAAGATTATTAGTGAAGTCCGAAAAAAAAGCAGTGTTGTTCGCCAAGCAGTTGATGTACTAGGTCGTCATATGACCGGTTTAGTTCAGACCGTACAGGGCGCCGTGACTGGTACTGGGGTCTATGGCAAGCGCGGGCGATTTGATGACAGTTGCCAGCTTCGATTTAGTGTAGATGTGCGATCGTAATTTTCTGGTCAGATCAGATGAGGAGCTCTGAAAAATGAGTCTCAATGGAGCTTTGCAAATTGGGCAGTCGGCCTTGTTCGCTTCTTCCGCAGCGCTACAAGTTGCGGGCAATAACATGGCAAATGCTGCAACTCCAGGATTTCATCGCCGTACCATCAGTTTGGCGCCGCTTGGTTCTGGTGGTGTTGGTGTCGCTGGTCTGGGGCAAGGCGTACAAATTCTTAATGTTCGTCGTGAAGTGGATATTGCTCTCCAAGGGCGTTATCGCGATTCGTTAAGCCAAGAAATGCGAGCGGCGATGGACTTTCGTTACGCATCTGCAATTGAGACACTTCAAAACGAGCTAAGTGAAAATGATGTCTCCAGTATGCTCAGTCAGTTCTTTAATAGCTTTTCAGAATTGGCTAACAATCCAAGTGATCATGCTATGCGCGCTGTGGTCGTACAGGAAGGGGTCTCGTTAGCCGCTCGGCTTTCGAGTTTACGAAGTGACTATAACACGGTGTTAGAAGAAGTGAACCAATCACTGGGAATCTCTGTGTCAGCAGCAAATAACATACTAGATCAAATTGCTGCAATTAATCAGCAGATTAGTATGCAAGAAGGTGCCGGTAGTGATGCAACTGCTTTACGCGATCAGCGTGATACTATTATTGATGAGCTTTCTCAACTAGTTGATATATCAGTTATTGAAAAAACAAATGGAAGTGTAGACATTCTCGTTGGATCAATTCCAGTGGTCATTGGTGCTGAATCGAGAGGCTTGGACTTGCGCCAATCAATGGAAGGCGACAGCTCGCATATGTCACTAAGGGTTGGTGTTGATGGCACTATGTTAAATGTGACCGGCGGCGCTATTGGCGGCCTTCTGGCGCAGCGAGCTGAGACTATTGAGCCCGCCATTGAGCAGCTTGATCGCCTCGCTCAAGAGCTTATTAGGCAAGTCAATCTTCTTCATTCACAAGGTCAGAGTGAGACCGGGTATACATCAATCACTGCTAGTGCTGGTGTCATCGATTCCACCGTTCCACTAAATCAAGAGGGTAATGGTCTTGCGTTTGAGATTGGTTCTGGAAGCTTCTTTGTCCATGTGACAGATCAAGCAACTGGGACAACAACAGCACATGAAGTTGCAGTTAATGGCGATGCAATGAGTATGCAAGATTTGGTGGATGTCATCAATGGTCCAAATGGCGTTCCCAACGTAACAGCGAGTCTTGGGCCAGGAAACAAACTAATACTTGCCGCTGATGAAGGATGTGAAATCTCGTTTTCAGATGATTCAGCGGGTGCATTGCTCGGCCTCGGTGTTAATACTTTTTTCACTGGATCGAACGCAGCTGATATCAATGTGACAGGTCTACTTCAGGAAGATCCGAGTTACCTTGCCATTGGGGCCGGGCACATTCCCGGATCTGGTCAGACAGCGCTTGCAATTGCAGGACTTCAGGATCAAGAAGTGGATGGGTTTGGCGGCCGCAGTCTACGTGAGTTTTGGCAAGAATCAGTGACATCACTTGCGGTGAAAACAAATGGTGCGGCAGCGAAAGCGGAGTCAACGAGCTTAGTACGCTCCAGCTTATACGCTCAGACTCAGTCTGTTTCGGGGGTCTCAATCGATGAAGAATCTGTGAATCTACTCACTTTCCAACGTCAATTTCAGGCAGCCGCAAAGTTCATTGATGTGATAGACGAAACCATGGAGACCCTGTTGAGAATGGCATGAGTACAAACGGAAATTAATCTATGAATACGATTCACGGAAATTTCACTCGGGTTCCCACGCTTCTGGCGAGTCAAGTGCTTTTGGATTCACTTGGCCGTACAAGCCAAGAGCTGTTGCGTACACAAATTGAGCTCGCGACTGGCAAGGCAGTGGGGCGACCTAGCGATCGACCAATTGCTGCCAGTGGTATTGCTGCAGTTGATGACATGCTGGAGCAGGCTAATCAGTATTTGCGCAACTTGTCTCATGCGGATTCAGTCTTGAATATGGTGGATGCAAGTCTTGCTGAAGCGACAGAGGCGCTGAATCAAGCCCACTCGATTGGGCTCTCAGAGAGCGGTGTCGGAAGTGATGCCGCGACTCGGGCAAATCAGGCAATCGTCATTGATTCACTGCTTGATCAGATGACCATGCTCGCGAATCGCGATTATTTAGGTATCTCACTGTTTGGAGGTACGGCCAGTGGAACGACGCCCATGCAAGCTCTTGCTGGTGGTGGACTCCAGTATGTAGGTGTTGGGGATGGCTTATTAACGGCTTTGCCAATGATTGGTGCAACGCCTATCACCATTTCTGGTGCTGATGCCTTTGGAGCTTTGAGTACTCGAATCGAAGGCTCTACAGATTTGCAGCCACAGCTGACATTGGAGACGAGACTGTCAGATCTAGGAGGGGCGCAGGGCCAAGGCGTGGCTCTGGGAATGATCGAATTGACCATGCAGCCGAGTGGTGAGGTTTACTCTGTTGATCTTGCGGGGTGTCACACGATTGGTGATGTCATTGATCGTTTCAGCGAAATTGCAGACGTGACCATAGCAATTGATCCCATATCGAGTCTTGGATTTAACGTTACACCTCCCGTGGGTCAGAGTCTGGTCATTTCACAGGGGCCAGCGGCTGCTGATCTTGGTTTGATAGGCACATTTGATGATCCCGCAGGCACCGTTGGGCAGGGGCTAGACCCACGAATATCGGCGCAGACAGATTTGGCAAGCTTGGGTGGGCTCTCACTCCCACTTGGAAGTATTGAGATTACCAATCTGGGTCAGACGCATCAGCTGGATCTGAGTTCAGCTCAAAACGTTGGAGATCTCATTGATCTGGTCGCGGCCTTAGATATCGGTGTCCGAATGGAGATTGCTGATTCAGGGGATCGGCTCAATGTTGTTAATCAAGCCTCTGGTTCGCAGATGAGCATTGGAATGTTCGAAGGCGATCAAACAGTAGAGATGCTCGGTATCCGAAGTTTAACAAGCAGCACTTTGCTATCTGACTTCAATAATGGCATGGGTATTGGCATTGTTTCTGGGTCATTAGATGCTACGACAGGTGAGCCAGATCCTGCCGCTAATATGGACTTTCGCATCAACCTTGCTAATGGTGAGTCCTTTGAGGTGGATCTCACTGGTTGCTTGATAGTTGGTGATGTACTCAATGCAGTCAATCAGGCTGCACTGGACGCCGGTGTGCTTGTCCCTGATGAATTTGAGGCCAGCCTTGTCTCAGAGGGCAATGGATTTAGGTTTATTGATCAAACCGCTGTCATAGGTCAGATATCGATTGAGCCGCTCAACGGCTCCACAGCTATCGGTGATCTGGGCTTTAAGGTGGGTGACGGTGAGGGTGGAAGCGCAAGCTTGAGCAGTTCCGATCGCGCAACGGTTGCCGTTGAAAGCACATTTACCCATCTCATGGCACTCCGAGACGCTCTAGAGGCCAATGACGAGCGTGGCATCTCGCTTGCAACACAGAAACTAGAGACTGACCTAGATCGTCTCATCGAGGTACGGGCTGTTGTTGGTGTCCGGTCTCAGCGAGTGAGTGCAACAACCACGCGCCAGGAGGATCTAGTGATTCAGTATGCATCGATGCGGAGTGAGCTTGAAGATCTTGATTACACAGAAGCATCGATTCGTTTTGCGACCCTGCAGCAGCAGCTACAGGCAGGACTTTTGACCACGGGGCAGTTGGCCTCAATGTCACTACTTGACTTTCTTGGTCCCTGAATGGGGCCTTTACTTAGAGCCCTTCAGGGCGTTTTAGTGGAAGTAACGATTGGCTCTGCGGCCGGGTCAATCGTCAATGACAGGACGTCGGGAGATCGAGTGGACTCGATCAGAAACCCACGGAGTGGATGGCCGGCAGATGGAGTTCGCACATGCAAGTGCAAACCACGCGTTTCGGACAGGTAGAGATCAATGAAGATCGAGTTATCACATTCGCTTCAGGTCTCTTGGGATTTTCAAGTTACAAGCGTTATGCGCTGCTGAAACCAGATGATGACGGCGTCTTCTATTGGTTGCAGTCTGTGGATAGCCCAGAACTAGCATTCGTAGTCACTGACCCGTGCCTATGGATCAAAGAGTATGAGGCAACAATTCGCCATGAGCAAATGGAGGATATGGGTCTAGCGAGTCTTGATGAAGCACAGGTTTTCGTCATCGTTAATAAATACGATCAGGCATTAACAGCCAATCTACAAGGTCCTCTGGTGATCAATGCAAAATCTCAAGTCGCCATGCAGCTTGTACTTGCAGACAAGAGATGGACCACACGTCATGAGATCGTAACAGTGAGTGAGCCGTTCCAAGCAGCGACTGCCTGACGGTCACCACTAAAACGTGCGCCAATGCCAAAGAGGCGAGAGGCGTTTTTCTGAAACTGCAGGTGAGGATGCCTGTAGCTAAACACGAGAGCTTCGTTCCAGGAAGGATCCAGGAATGCTCGTACTTTCGAGACATCGAGACGAAACAATCATGATCGGCGACGACATCGAACTGACCGTCGTTGATATCCGGGGAGATAAGGTTCGACTGGGGATCAAGGCGCCTGTTCAAGTCGCCGTACATCGTAAAGAGGTGTACGACGCTATCAAACTTGAGAATGAACAAGCTGCTCAGATCTCCGAATCAACCGCAGCGGCGCTTGGCCAAACCCGACGCGCTGCTGGCGGCGATCGACTATCAGTTAAGCGGTCTATTAGAACATCTGGATAGGTCGTCGTGCGCAATGAGAAAGCGGCTAGGTTCATTGTGAATTTATGAAAGAACGCTTCGCGTTCAATAGAGAAGGCTGTCATCAAGGAGGATCGCCATGGCTCGAATCAACTCTAATATCTCCTCATTAATTGCCCAGCGAAATCTGGCGCAGTCTAATACCGATCTTGCAACAAGCCTCGAACGCTTGTCAACGGGTTTGCAGATTAATGGTGGCGCAGACAATCCTGCAGGGTTGATTATTTCAGAGCGGCTTCGGTCAGAACTTAACGGTATGAATCAGGCCGTTAATAATTCAGAACGAGCAAGTAGTGTCATAGCGACCACAGAAGGTTATCTTTCTGAGATATCTGACCTACTGAACTCTGTCAAAGGTCTTGTCACTGAGGCAGCGAACACTGGTGGCGTTAGTCTCGACGAGATTAAAGCAAATCAGATGCAAATCGATGATGCCATTGACTCAATTACACGTATCAGTAACACGGCGAGTTTTGCTGGTCTACAGCTACTCAACGGATCAATGTCTTACATGACGTCAGGAATTTCTAATTCTGATATTGATGCGGTTCAGGTGTGGAGTGCTCAGTTTGGGAACGCAGATCAGGTACCAGTGAGTGTTGAGGTTGTCACAGCTGCTGAACAGGCTTCGCTTTTTCTTTCGGGCACCACTTCTGAGGGTAATCCACCGGCGGGTATCTTGCTCTCAACAGTGACTCTTGAAATTGCGGGAAATACGGGTGTACAGTCACTGACCTTTGTGTCCGGTACGACCTATGATGACATTGCCAATGCCATTAACACACTTTCTGAATCAACTGGTGTGCAAGCTTCGCTATTCAATGTCGCCGATGCTTCAAGCGGTCTGACTTTCACATCAACTGGCTATGGAGACGACCAGTTCGTTTCAGTAAGACCAATAGGGCAGGGCGGTGAAACTTGGCAGACACATCTTGCCAAGGCAGCTGATCCACTGAATCCAACCGCTGGCGAAGCTCAAGCAACTGAACGTGATGAGGGTGTCAATGTTGGGGCGATCGTCAATGGAGCCCTTGCCGTTGGCACCGGATTGGAGCTCGCACTCAATACCACGGGTTTGACATTAGACATGGTGCTGACCGAAACCTTTGCAACAACGGTCTCTGGCACAAGTAGTGATTTCTCTCTGACTGGTGGCGGTGTTAACTTCCAGCTGGGCCCAACGATCTCAGAATCTCAACGTGTTGGGCTGGGTATTCCGTCGGTGGCCGCCAGTAGATTGGGTGGTACCGTCTTAGAGGGGGTCCGATATTGCCTAGATTCCTTGCGTACAGGTGGTGACAATTCACTTGTCGCAGGCGCCTCAGCAAACGCTTCTTCAATCTTGGAAAGTGCAATAAATGAGGTTGCGCAGCTACGCGGCCGACTTGGAGCATTCGAGCGTAATACCATCGATACAAGTATTAGGTCCTTGCAGATTGGGATCGAGAATATCACGGCATCTGAATCTAGAATCAGGGATACAGACTTCGCGAAGGAAACGGCCGCGCTGACACGAGCACAGATTCTCGCGCAGGCCGGCACATCTGTATTGGCAACAGCCAATGCACAAGCGCAAAACGTGCTTGCATTGCTTTCGTAGGAGAAAGATAAGCGAAGATCTTCGCTTATCTGACGCCCGATAACTGAAAATATGAGATGACCCTCGTCTTTGTGGCGAGGGTCATTTGATATTGCGGATAGATAGAGCCATCACAGGCTTAGGTCGCAGAGGGCGGCTTCTGTCTGAAAAGTCTATTTACTTCCCAGTGGCTCGAGCCCCTGTGAAGATTGTATGAAGGATAGAGGTGCCCAAAAACAGTCGCATGCCCTTGAGAAAATAGGGCAACGCACAATTCTGAGTATCACGGTTCCTTCGGGGGAATTTTCAGGACGTTCTATGGTCGCTGTTTGATATTCACGGCTCAAAGAAATGCCGGTATTTAGAACCGGTTGTAACAACTAACGGATTGACCGGCTATCAGGGCACGATGGCCAACTCATTGATTCAGGGAGGATCAAATGACTCGTATTAATACAAATGTCTCATCAATGCTGGCGCAGCGGGTTCTTGGCTCGCAAAACAATGCGCTCACAACGAGCTTGGAGCGGCTGAGCACAGGACTTCGGCTCAACCGTGGTGCTGATGGCCCTGCCGATCTCATAGTGAGTGAATCACTTCGGGCTGAGCAGGTTGCTATCAACGCAGCGATTAGCAACGCGCAGCGAGCGGAACAACTTGTGAATGTGGCTGAAGGTGGTCTACAAGAGATCAGCACACTTCTTCTAGAGTTGCAAACATTAGTTGGCAAGAGTGCGAATGAAGCTGGTTTCTCCGCTGAAGAGCGTGAAGCAAATCAGCTAGAAATTGATTCCATCTTGCAGACGATTGATCGTGTGGCAAATTCTACCGAGTTCAATGGTATTAAATTGCTCAACGGTAACTTTGACTATACAACTTCTGGTGTCTCGTCTGATCTTGCTGACGTTACGATCAACTCGGCTCGCATGCCTAATACTGGAAGTGCAACATTAGATGTGACCGTCGATGTGCTCACAGCAGCTGAAAATGGCACTGTCTATCTCTCAACGACTGCGAATCTGGATAACTCAGACAACGGTTCTATCACGTTTGAGATTGCAGGCAATCAGGGTGTCCAGCAATTTACCTTTGCTTCAGGTACAGCGCAGGCGGACATTATTACAGCAATCAATTCTTTCAGTGAGTCTCTTGGCGTCAACGCAAGCCAGGCAGCAGGAAATACAGATCGAATTGCTATTACATCAAGTGGTTATGGTGAACAATCATTTGTAGATGTATCAATGCTCGAAGGTGCAGCAGATGATCTCATCTTCGATGTTGAAGTCGCAGGTACTGGAAGTAGCGATGTTCGAGATTCAGGAGCAGACGCTTCTGTACTCATTAACGGTACGCAGGCAGCAGTTAACGGGCTCCACGCACGTGTTGCTAGTGATGGCTTTGATGTTGCAATCAACATTGATGGCGATTCAACACTCAATGGTGCTGCGCAATCCACAAGCTTCTCAATTACTGGTGGCGGAGCAGACTTTAACATTGCTCCAGATGTCAGCCTCTCAAGCAAGGTATCAATGGGTATTCATGCAGCAACTACCGGAAGCTTAGGTGGTTCTGAATGGGGTTACCTGTCATCCTTGAAGTCTGGCGGTTCTTCGAATGTAGCTGACGGGAATCTGTCGGGTGCTCAGTCTATTGTGAGTGATGCGATTGAACAGGTTGCTTCGATGCGAGGTCGTTTGGGTGCATTCCAGCGAAACACATTAGGTTCGACTATTAATAATCTGGGTGTCACGCTAGAGAATACCGCTGCTGCTGAGTCACAGATCCGTGACACAGATTTTGCAGCAGAAACTGCGGCACTGACACGACAGCAGATTTTGGCGCAAGCATCAACGCAGGCGTTGTTGATTGCAAATGCACAGCCGCAATCGGTATTGGCATTGCTGGGCTAATCGCAGTGCTTCATCGTTTGTAAGCGATATCAATGAGTCGCCCCGACCAGAAGGTTGGGGCGACTTTTTTATATGGTTGTAAATAGAAAGGACCCGCAGTTGAACTGCGGGTCCTTTTGAAAAGCGGCGTGTGACTGCTAGAAATTAGTAGCCTTGTCCACCAGTGACATGGTCTTTGCCACGTGCACCGTTGGTTGTATAAATAGGGCCACCCCAGCTGCACCAGTTATCATCAGCAAACATTTGGCGGAAGCCTTCATCTGCTGAGCCATCTATATGGCGTTCCTGTAGTGAGCCACCATCTGGAGTGTTGGTGTTCCACATACCAACGCCATTATTCTGGCTGCCAATTTGCAGATTCTGCTGTCTCATTTCTTCAACATTGAGCCCAATATTACTGCCGTCCCAGTTCACCTTCTCAGGTGTTGACCATGGGGAGTGATTGAATTGATGTGGCTCGCAGTTTGCATAGGTCGGTTGGGGATAGTACTCGGCGAAGGCTGGATTGGCTTCCATATGTGGGTTGCACTGGTTTTGTGAATTCTGGTACCAGCCATACTCACCAAGCAAGACCTTTTGATTGGCAAATTTAACCTGTGAACCACGTGGTGCCTTGTAGCCTGTTGGCATATCAAGTGGGCTTGTCCAGGAGCTGGTGTTGCCGTTGGAAGCACTCATGACCTGAGGGCTAAACATACCAGCAGGGCTGATGTAGTAACTGCACTGTCCTGGTGCACCACCGCCACGGATACTGGGATCGGCAGAGAACGAGCCAGGAGCTTGGCGGGCGGTTTCGGTACCTTCCCATCCAGCATAGTCCTTGGGAGCGTACCAGCTTTCAGAGTAGTACCGACCGTCAACGTAGTCGTGTAGTAACTTGGCATTCGGATGTCGGTAAAGGCCTTCATTGACAAATGCAGCATTCGTCAAGGTTGGGCCAGATCTAAACTGGAAGGGCACGTTTAGAAATGGTGGGGGCATCGTCCAGTAGTTCATACTATTGCTGGACCCACCCTGCATGACTTCACCGAGCTTAAGTCCTGGAAATCCTGACCAGATATCGCCTTGTGAAGCATTACCACCAGTATCGCCTCGGAAAGCATCATAAGCATTAGAGGCTTGAGTGATGTCATCACCAAAGGTAGACAGATTATCTGGTACTGCACTTGGCTGTTGGCCGTCGTTCTCAGTGCCAAAGGTCATCATCCCTTGGTAGATGGTATTGAGATTGG
This window harbors:
- a CDS encoding flagellar basal body P-ring protein FlgI → MNGLKQALTIVTLLAVFALCARIATATSIQDLVRIKGQERNILQGLGLVIGLPGTGDTTKDAFVAARPFAEWLGNLGDPVLSLQELARADAFALVNVTMEVPAIGAREGDEFDVHVDKVFNATSLKGGRLVVSFLRPPLPNASNPPVLAFGQGMVVIEGENVCSGIVRLGGQMIADINTNPIARDGTLSLVIKPHYATFPIAAAVTNAINQRFNLIEQGDIAMATNAQTIVIRIPASDLPNPTQFLANLMLIPIDPSLIQTEARVVINEKIGAIIVTANVEIGPVAIAHNGLSITSITPPLVATPGNPQIETTPWASISTSVEGSRATTRLDVLLNALKQFNVPVKDQISIVYELKKTGALHAEIIHK
- the flgN gene encoding flagellar export chaperone FlgN codes for the protein MKTSQLERLDSVLLSQIVAHEKLLKCLGESQEAIRMADMDAFGIACKQKHEIAVEITGLESARLELIVSLTEAIKPGAESPLKLTELALVIDEPLKGRLQLRADALRKIISEVRKKSSVVRQAVDVLGRHMTGLVQTVQGAVTGTGVYGKRGRFDDSCQLRFSVDVRS
- the flgK gene encoding flagellar hook-associated protein FlgK; translated protein: MSLNGALQIGQSALFASSAALQVAGNNMANAATPGFHRRTISLAPLGSGGVGVAGLGQGVQILNVRREVDIALQGRYRDSLSQEMRAAMDFRYASAIETLQNELSENDVSSMLSQFFNSFSELANNPSDHAMRAVVVQEGVSLAARLSSLRSDYNTVLEEVNQSLGISVSAANNILDQIAAINQQISMQEGAGSDATALRDQRDTIIDELSQLVDISVIEKTNGSVDILVGSIPVVIGAESRGLDLRQSMEGDSSHMSLRVGVDGTMLNVTGGAIGGLLAQRAETIEPAIEQLDRLAQELIRQVNLLHSQGQSETGYTSITASAGVIDSTVPLNQEGNGLAFEIGSGSFFVHVTDQATGTTTAHEVAVNGDAMSMQDLVDVINGPNGVPNVTASLGPGNKLILAADEGCEISFSDDSAGALLGLGVNTFFTGSNAADINVTGLLQEDPSYLAIGAGHIPGSGQTALAIAGLQDQEVDGFGGRSLREFWQESVTSLAVKTNGAAAKAESTSLVRSSLYAQTQSVSGVSIDEESVNLLTFQRQFQAAAKFIDVIDETMETLLRMA
- a CDS encoding flagellin, which gives rise to MNTIHGNFTRVPTLLASQVLLDSLGRTSQELLRTQIELATGKAVGRPSDRPIAASGIAAVDDMLEQANQYLRNLSHADSVLNMVDASLAEATEALNQAHSIGLSESGVGSDAATRANQAIVIDSLLDQMTMLANRDYLGISLFGGTASGTTPMQALAGGGLQYVGVGDGLLTALPMIGATPITISGADAFGALSTRIEGSTDLQPQLTLETRLSDLGGAQGQGVALGMIELTMQPSGEVYSVDLAGCHTIGDVIDRFSEIADVTIAIDPISSLGFNVTPPVGQSLVISQGPAAADLGLIGTFDDPAGTVGQGLDPRISAQTDLASLGGLSLPLGSIEITNLGQTHQLDLSSAQNVGDLIDLVAALDIGVRMEIADSGDRLNVVNQASGSQMSIGMFEGDQTVEMLGIRSLTSSTLLSDFNNGMGIGIVSGSLDATTGEPDPAANMDFRINLANGESFEVDLTGCLIVGDVLNAVNQAALDAGVLVPDEFEASLVSEGNGFRFIDQTAVIGQISIEPLNGSTAIGDLGFKVGDGEGGSASLSSSDRATVAVESTFTHLMALRDALEANDERGISLATQKLETDLDRLIEVRAVVGVRSQRVSATTTRQEDLVIQYASMRSELEDLDYTEASIRFATLQQQLQAGLLTTGQLASMSLLDFLGP
- a CDS encoding flagellar assembly protein FliW, encoding MQVQTTRFGQVEINEDRVITFASGLLGFSSYKRYALLKPDDDGVFYWLQSVDSPELAFVVTDPCLWIKEYEATIRHEQMEDMGLASLDEAQVFVIVNKYDQALTANLQGPLVINAKSQVAMQLVLADKRWTTRHEIVTVSEPFQAATA
- the csrA gene encoding carbon storage regulator CsrA, producing MLVLSRHRDETIMIGDDIELTVVDIRGDKVRLGIKAPVQVAVHRKEVYDAIKLENEQAAQISESTAAALGQTRRAAGGDRLSVKRSIRTSG
- a CDS encoding flagellin; amino-acid sequence: MARINSNISSLIAQRNLAQSNTDLATSLERLSTGLQINGGADNPAGLIISERLRSELNGMNQAVNNSERASSVIATTEGYLSEISDLLNSVKGLVTEAANTGGVSLDEIKANQMQIDDAIDSITRISNTASFAGLQLLNGSMSYMTSGISNSDIDAVQVWSAQFGNADQVPVSVEVVTAAEQASLFLSGTTSEGNPPAGILLSTVTLEIAGNTGVQSLTFVSGTTYDDIANAINTLSESTGVQASLFNVADASSGLTFTSTGYGDDQFVSVRPIGQGGETWQTHLAKAADPLNPTAGEAQATERDEGVNVGAIVNGALAVGTGLELALNTTGLTLDMVLTETFATTVSGTSSDFSLTGGGVNFQLGPTISESQRVGLGIPSVAASRLGGTVLEGVRYCLDSLRTGGDNSLVAGASANASSILESAINEVAQLRGRLGAFERNTIDTSIRSLQIGIENITASESRIRDTDFAKETAALTRAQILAQAGTSVLATANAQAQNVLALLS
- a CDS encoding flagellin, with amino-acid sequence MTRINTNVSSMLAQRVLGSQNNALTTSLERLSTGLRLNRGADGPADLIVSESLRAEQVAINAAISNAQRAEQLVNVAEGGLQEISTLLLELQTLVGKSANEAGFSAEEREANQLEIDSILQTIDRVANSTEFNGIKLLNGNFDYTTSGVSSDLADVTINSARMPNTGSATLDVTVDVLTAAENGTVYLSTTANLDNSDNGSITFEIAGNQGVQQFTFASGTAQADIITAINSFSESLGVNASQAAGNTDRIAITSSGYGEQSFVDVSMLEGAADDLIFDVEVAGTGSSDVRDSGADASVLINGTQAAVNGLHARVASDGFDVAINIDGDSTLNGAAQSTSFSITGGGADFNIAPDVSLSSKVSMGIHAATTGSLGGSEWGYLSSLKSGGSSNVADGNLSGAQSIVSDAIEQVASMRGRLGAFQRNTLGSTINNLGVTLENTAAAESQIRDTDFAAETAALTRQQILAQASTQALLIANAQPQSVLALLG
- a CDS encoding prepilin-type N-terminal cleavage/methylation domain-containing protein, whose amino-acid sequence is MKSNFRRAFTIIELLVVIAIIALLIAILLPTLNKVRDTALTTQSKSNLNTIYQGMMTFGTENDGQQPSAVPDNLSTFGDDITQASNAYDAFRGDTGGNASQGDIWSGFPGLKLGEVMQGGSSNSMNYWTMPPPFLNVPFQFRSGPTLTNAAFVNEGLYRHPNAKLLHDYVDGRYYSESWYAPKDYAGWEGTETARQAPGSFSADPSIRGGGAPGQCSYYISPAGMFSPQVMSASNGNTSSWTSPLDMPTGYKAPRGSQVKFANQKVLLGEYGWYQNSQNQCNPHMEANPAFAEYYPQPTYANCEPHQFNHSPWSTPEKVNWDGSNIGLNVEEMRQQNLQIGSQNNGVGMWNTNTPDGGSLQERHIDGSADEGFRQMFADDNWCSWGGPIYTTNGARGKDHVTGGQGY